Below is a genomic region from Actinomycetota bacterium.
TCGTCGACACCGTCGAGGCGACCGGTGCCCACGTCACCGGGCCGGTTCCGCTGCCGACCGAGCGCAACGTGTGGTGCGTGATCCGGTCGCCCCACAAGTACAAGGACTCGCGTGAGCACTTCGAGATGCGCACCCACAAGCGGCTGATCGACATCCACATGCCAACCCAGAAGACGATCGACAAGCTCATGGGCCTGTCGCTGCCGACGGGTGTCGACATCGAGATCAAGTTGTAGCTCGGTGGCTGCCGGTGTGCCCTCCACCCCGTTCAAGACCAGTCGGGCACATCGAGACCCACCTGTCTACCGCAGACGTTGACGAGAGTAGGAAGAGAGCGAGACATGGCATCGAGAGGGATCTTGGGCAGCAAGCTCGGGATGACCCAGGTCTTCGACGATGACGGCCGGGTGATCCCCGTGACGGTCATCCAGGCTGGTCCGTGCACGGTGACGCAGGTCAAGACGGTCGAGACTGACGGCTACAACGCCCTGCAGCTGGCGTACGGCACACGCCGCAAGGTGAACAAGCCACTCGCCGGCCACCTGGCCAAGGCCGGCGCCGAGCGCGCACGCACCATCGCCGAGGTCCGGTTGGACGCCGCGCCGGACACCGAGCTCGGCGCCACGGTGACGTGTGACGTGTTCGCCGCCGGCGACCTGGTCGACGTCAGCGGTCGCGGCAAGGGCAAGGGCTTCGCCGGCGTGATGAAGCGCCACAACTTCGCTGGGATGGGTGATGGCCACGGCGTCAAGAAGAAGAACCGC
It encodes:
- the rpsJ gene encoding 30S ribosomal protein S10, which produces MAEQKIRIRLKAYDHEVLDRSAREIVDTVEATGAHVTGPVPLPTERNVWCVIRSPHKYKDSREHFEMRTHKRLIDIHMPTQKTIDKLMGLSLPTGVDIEIKL
- the rplC gene encoding 50S ribosomal protein L3; this translates as MASRGILGSKLGMTQVFDDDGRVIPVTVIQAGPCTVTQVKTVETDGYNALQLAYGTRRKVNKPLAGHLAKAGAERARTIAEVRLDAAPDTELGATVTCDVFAAGDLVDVSGRGKGKGFAGVMKRHNFAGMGDGHGVKKKNRHPGAIGACATPARTFPGQRMAGRTGNQRVTIQSLEVADVDPARNLLLVKGAVPGPNGSVVLIQDAVKAPARTGAER